The Impatiens glandulifera chromosome 3, dImpGla2.1, whole genome shotgun sequence genome contains a region encoding:
- the LOC124929259 gene encoding nucleoid-associated protein At4g30620, chloroplastic-like isoform X2, producing MAYLEVEKKKIMTKTTIPQRLAGILGNMQNLYETVKKAQMVVQVEAVRVQKELAAAEFDGYCEDELVKATLSGNQQPLRIEITEAAMELGAEKLSLLINEAYNDAHQKSVQAMKERMNNLAQSLGMPQGLGDGLK from the exons ATGGCTTATTTGGAGgtggaaaaaaagaaaataatgacaAAGACAACAATACCTCAAAGGCTG GCTGGAATACTAGGGAACATGCAAAATTTGTATGAGACTGTTAAAAAAGCTCAGATGGTAGTCCAGGTTGAAGCTGTACGTGTGCAAAAAGAACTAGCTGC AGCAGAATTTGATGGTTACTGTGAAGATGAACTAGTGAAG GCAACACTTTCTGGCAACCAACAACCTCTGAGAATTGAGATAACTGAAGCAGCCATGGAGTTGGGAGCTGAA AAACTGTCTTTGTTGATCAATGAGGCTTATAATGATGCACACCAGAAGAGCGTTCAG GCTATGAAGGAAAGAATGAACAACCTTGCCCAGAGCCTAGGAATGCCACAAGGCCTCGGCGACGGATTGAAGTAG
- the LOC124929257 gene encoding DNA-directed RNA polymerases IV and V subunit 2-like → MGDSDAFEDLGSFSNGAITIDIADLMDAPGTSSNGGKQSIELDYMNMDESVDDIDMDASINDLSKDFLKNFCKSASRSFFNQYGLISHQINSYNDFIDNGVQNVFDSIGEIIVEPSYEPSQKGEDRKFVLIKFGKVRLDRPCFGTGHKFVNVGGREFLDLFPRHARLQNMTYASRMRVDVHIEVYTSRVVKSDKCKTGKEQCLDKHIQFQDDKEITIGRLPVMVRSKLCWMNGAEKGDCDFDYGGYFIVKGAEKAFIAQEQVCLKRLWVSSNPNWAVAYRETSKMRRVYIKLIEPPEIEPLVVKGGGDMLLTVYFFVTEFPIWILFFALGVSSDKEVISLIDCDIEDTRIANILLESIYDADSKCDGFRKGRNALNYIDKLIKNCKFPPKETLEEFFNNNLFPSVCGMKQKAQFLGYMVKCLFQGYIGMRKVDNRDEFRNKRLELAGELLERELGIHIKHAQRLMVKAMQRDLYPERKLQPLEHYLDSSVISNGLARAFSTGAWVHPFKKMERVSGVVANLRRTNPLQTMADMRKTRQQVSYTGRVGDARYPNPSHWGKLCFMSTPDGEHCGLIKNLAVTGLVSTNIIGESLERMLYDCGLETLTDDTSISFSEKCRVFLNGNWVGFCRDSAWFTANFRERRRGKEVPHQVEIKEDKQQKEVRVFSDAGRVLRPLLVVKNLKKIKSLINNKYTFQTLLDNGIVEFIGSEEEEDCLTAWGIEYLFVVGKDDEPGITYTHCELDMSFVLGLSCSIIPFANHDHAKRVLYQSEKHSQQAIGFSTTNPDIRLDTNIHQLYYPQRPLFRTMLSDCLGKLGHPMSQQSRPEFHNGQCAIVAVNVHLGYNQEDSLVMNRASLERGMFRSEHFRNYKADIDNKESTGKRPRFDDCVMFGKMESRFGRVVSLDDDGLPFIGADLKNGDIVIGKRTESGRDRSIKLKHTERGVVQKVVLSANDEGKSFAAVTLRQVRSPCLGDKFSSMHGQKGVLGFVESQENFPFTIEGIVPDIIINPHAFPSRQTPGQLLEAALAKGIALGGQLRSATPFSTLSVNDIIEQLHSGGFCRWGTEKVCCGLSGEMVRPLIFIGPTMYQRLTHMAEDKVKFRNTGPVHPFTRQPVSDRKRFGGIKFGEMERDCLIAHGSSANLHERLFTLSDSSQMHVCGKCNNPANLVQRAVPGAGRKARAPYCRFCKSVEHVMQVDVPFGTKLLCQELFSMGISLKFQISPC, encoded by the exons ATGGGGGATTCAGATGCCTTTGAAGACCTTGGTTCCTTTAGCAATGGAGCAATAACGATTGATATAGCTGATCTTATGGATGCCCCGGGCACAAGTAGCAATGGAGGAAAACAATCAATTGAATTAGATTATATGAATATGGACGAGTCTGTTGACGACATCGACATGGATGCATCCATAAATGACTTGAGTAAAGATTTTCTCAAGAATTTCTGCAAAAGTGCATCAAGATCTTTCTTTAATCAGTATGGGCTCATCAGTcatcaaataaattcatataatgACTTTATTGACAATGGTGTCCAGAATGTCTTTGATTCCATTGGTGAAATTATTGTGGAGCCTAGTTATGAGCCATCGCAGAAGGGAGAAGATCGAAAATTTGTTTTGATTAAATTTGGGAAGGTCAGACTAGATCGGCCTTGTTTTGGGACTGGTCATAAATTTGTAAATGTTGGAGGCAGAGAGTTCTTGGATTTGTTTCCAAGGCATGCTCGACTTCAGAACATGACATATGCATCGAGGATGAGAGTAGATGTCCACATTgag GTATACACCAGTAGAGTTGTCAAAAGTGACAAATGTAAGACTGGCAAAGAACAGTGTCTGGACAAGCATATTCAATTCCAAGATGACAAAGAAATTACTATTGGGCGTCTTCCTGTTATGGTCAGGTCCAAATTATGCTGGATGAATGGAGCTGAGAAAGGTGATTGTGATTTTGACTATGGTGGTTACTTCATTGTCAAAGGTGCTGAAAAG GCCTTCATCGCGCAAGAGCAAGTATGTTTGAAAAGACTTTGGGTGTCATCTAATCCTAATTGGGCAGTGGCATACCGTGAAACTTCAAAGATGAGAAGAGTTTATATAAAACTCATCGAACCTCCTGAAATCGAACCACTGGTGGTTAAAGGAGGAGGAGACATGCTCCTCACAGTATACTTCTTTGTAACCGAGTTTCCCATATGGATTCTCTTCTTTGCACTAGGCGTGTCGTCTGACAAAGAGGTGATTAGCCTGATTGACTGTGACATCGAAGATACACGCATAGCCAACATTCTTCTCGAATCTATTTACGACGCAGACAGCAAGTGTGATGGATTTCGGAAAGGGCGGAACGCTTTAAACTACATCGATAAACTGATAAAGAATTGCAAATTTCCGCCTAAAGAAACTTTGGAGGAGTtctttaacaataatttattccCGAGTGTTTGTGGAATGAAGCAAAAAGCTCAGTTCCTTGGTTACATGgtgaagtgtctgtttcagggTTATATTGGAATGAGGAAAGTTGATAACCGGGATGAGTTTAGAAACAAGAGGTTAGAACTAGCTGGAGAATTACTTGAACGTGAGCTCGGAATCCACATCAAACATGCTCAGAGGCTGATGGTGAAGGCTATGCAGAGAGATCTTTATCCAGAACGTAAGCTGCAGCCTCTCGAGCATTATTTGGATTCCTCTGTTATTTCCAACGGTTTAGCGAGAGCATTTTCAACTGGAGCATGGGTACATCCGTTTAAGAAGATGGAAAGGGTCTCGGGTGTAGTTGCAAATCTGAGACGGACAAACCCTTTGCAGACAATGGCTGATATGAGGAAGACACGTCAGCAAGTTTCATATACCGGGAGGGTTGGTGACGCCAGATATCC GAATCCTTCTCACTGGGGAAAGCTTTGTTTTATGTCTACCCCAGATGGTGAACACTGCGGGCTTATAAAGAATTTGGCAGTTACTGGACTAGTCAGCACAAATATTATAGGAGAATCACTGGAAAGGATGTTGTATGATTGTGGGCTTGAAACTTTGACAGATGACACTTCCATCTCATTTTCTGAAAAGTGCAGAGTTTTCCTCAATGGAAACTGGGTTGGATTTTGTCGAGATTCTGCCTGGTTTACTGCCAATTTCAGGGAGAGAAGACGAGGGAAGGAAGTTCCGCATCAG gtGGAAATTAAAGAAGACAAGCAGCAGAAAGAAGTACGCGTATTTTCCGATGCTGGAAGAGTTCTACGTCCCCTCCTGGTTGTTAAAaacttaaagaaaattaaaagtttgataAACAACAAATACACATTCCAAACTCTTCTGGACAACGGTATAGTTGAATTTATTGGATCTGAAGAGGAGGAAGATTGCCTAACTGCTTGGGGGATTGAATACCTTTTCGTCGTAGGAAAGGACGACGAACCTGGTATAACGTACACTCACTGTGAGCTCGACATGTCTTTTGTATTGGGCTTGAGCTGTTCAATTATTCCATTTGCAAATCATGATCACGCAAAGAGAGTTCTTTACCAGTCTGAGAAACATTCTCAACAAGCCATCGGCTTTTCCACTACAAATCCTGATATAAGATTAGATACCAATATCCACCAACTTTACTATCCTCAAAGGCCTCTTTTTCGAACTATGCTTTCCGATTGTCTCGGAAAGCTAGGTCATCCAATGAGTCAGCAGTCCAGGCCCGAATTTCACAATGGACAGTGCGCAATTGTGGCGGTTAATGTACATCTTGGTTACAATCAAGAGGATTCGTTGGTGATGAATCGAGCTTCGTTGGAGCGTGGAATGTTTCGTTCAGAACACTTCAGAAATTATAAGGCGGATATTGACAACAAGGAATCGACTGGAAAGAGGCCGAGGTTTGATGATTGTGTGATGTTTGGAAAGATGGAAAGCAGATTTGGGCGTGTGGTGAGCTTAGATGACGACGGCTTACCCTTTATTGGAGCGGATCTGAAAAATGGAGATATAGTTATTGGAAAAAGAACCGAATCTGGTCGAGATCGTAGTATAAAGCTTAAGCACACTGAAAGGGGTGTGGTTCAAAAAGTTGTCTTGTCTGCAAATGATGAAGGCAAAAGTTTTGCAGCAGTTACTCTGAGGCAG GTGAGAAGTCCATGCCTTGGAGACAAATTCTCCAGCATGCATGGACAGAAGGGTGTTCTAGGATTTGTGGAGTCTCAAGAAAACTTTCCATTCACAATTGAAGGAATAGTCCCTGACATTATCATAAACCCTCATGCATTTCCTTCTCGCCAAACTCCGGGTCAACTACTGGAGGCTGCTTTGGCCAAGGGGATTGCCTTGGGCGGCCAGTTGCGTAGTGCCACTCCCTTTTCGACTCTTTCTGTCAATGACATAATAGAACAGTTGCATAG TGGGGGATTTTGTAGGTGGGGAACCGAGAAAGTATGCTGCGGTTTGAGTGGCGAAATGGTGAGGCCTCTTATATTCATAGGACCCACAATGTACCAGCGTTTGACCCACATGGCAGAAGACAAAGTGAAGTTTAGGAATACAGGACCAGTGCACCCGTTCACTAGACAGCCTGTTTCAGATAGAAAGAGGTTTGGCGGTATAAAATTTGGTGAGATGGAGCGAGACTGCCTGATAGCTCATGGTTCATCGGCCAATCTTCACGAGCGCCTCTTCACTTTGAGCGATTCCTCACAAATGCACGTTTGCGGGAAATGCAACAACCCAGCCAACTTGGTCCAGAGGGCCGTGCCCGGTGCAGGACGCAAGGCTAGGGCTCCCTATTGTCGCTTTTGCAAATCCGTAGAACATGTTATGCAGGTCGATGTGCCCTTTGGGACCAAGTTGTTGTGCCAGGAACTCTTCAGTATGGGCATATCACTTAAGTTCCAAATCTCTCCTTGTTGA
- the LOC124931543 gene encoding chorismate mutase 2, which produces MEWTLESVRESLIRQEDTIIFSLIERAKYPINSQIYAGGFAGSPYSLVEYLARETEALQSKAGRYESPEENPFFPDNLPAPLMPSSNNQSNFLHPAGASVNINQKIWDLYFNELLPLFVSEGDDDGNYSQTAASDFLCLQALSRRIHFGKFVAEVKFRDAPQDYEPAILNEDRNSLMKLLTFEKVEEMVKRRVEKKARVFGQEVNVDHNENIGEGKYKIDPENVSHLYGEWLIPLTKVVEVDYLLRRLSSQRI; this is translated from the exons ATGGAATGGACGCTGGAATCAGTGAGAGAAAGCTTGATTCGTCAGGAAGACACTATCATCTTCAGCCTAATTGAGAGGGCGAAGTACCCCATTAATTCTCAGATTTATGCTGGTGGATTCGCGGGTAGTCCTTACTCCTTAGTTGAGTATCTTGCTAGAGAAACTGAGGCCCTTCAATCAAAG GCTGGTAGATATGAAAGCCCAGAAGAAAACCCTTTCTTCCCAGACAATTTACCAGCTCCACTCATGCCATCGTCGAACAACCAGTCAAAT TTTTTGCATCCGGCAGGTGCTTCTGTAAACATAAACCAAAAAATATGGGATTTGTATTTCAATGAACTTCTTCCCTTGTTTGTTTCTGAGGGTGATGACGATGGAAACTACAGTCAAACTGCTGCTTCTGATTTTCTGTGTCTGCAA GCACTCTCAAGAAGGATTCACTTTGGAAAATTTGTTGCTGAAGTCAAATTTAGGGATGCTCCTCAAGACTATGAACCGGCTATTCTCAATGAG GATAGGAATTCTCTGATGAAATTGTTAACCTTTGAAAAGGTTGAAGAGATGGTGAAGAGGAGGGTTGAGAAGAAAGCTCGGGTATTTGGGCAAGAAGTGAATGTTGACCACAACGAAAACATAGGTGAGGGTAAATATAAGATTGACCCGGAAAATGTATCGCACCTTTATGGAGAATGGTTAATTCCTTTGACAAAGGTTGTCGAAGTTGATTATCTTCTGAGGAGGCTTAGCAGCCAGAGAATCTAA
- the LOC124932989 gene encoding formin-like protein 18, whose translation MTFLRRFFYKKPPDGLLEISERVFVFDSCFTTESLETSRYKIYIQNIVENLQKHFLDASFLVFNFREGEDRSLTSKVLSEYDMNVMDYPRQYEGCPVLKLEMINHFLRSSESWLSLGQLNVLLVHCERGGWPAMAFMLAALLIYTKQYTGEFRTLDMIYKQAPRELLNLVSPLNPLPSQLRYLKYVSRRNVGTTWPPKDRALTVDCIILRSIPNFDREGGCRPIFRIYGLDPFLDTDGIPKNLFSTPKRSKIVRHYKQAECELVKIDINCNVQGDVVLECINTNSDLESEVMMFQVMFNTSFIRSNILMLNRDDIDILWDAKDQFPKDFRAEIIFSEMNAVSSLVATNFPVIEENKDLPIEAFAKVQEIFSNVDWLDPNKDVALNMIQKISILQDRLEDSCSPQNASEKNMLKGPSSEEVKGKPKTKALQQINLLLEKLESTSPRNAISYDMMQETSPGRREEKYKLSTSENNEVSSLLSASKQYFPSSGSCIDMTSMPKMMEAEKLQSALHISTQSDTTSIRMPYNSQSDTASLHDHKKSGTNKFNEQVKRSPPSASSDTVQLVPDLFKDSIISFPPPTKLDPLEQPSNEVSSSINKVPILQAQPSFSPPPLASYHSSISDSLESPSHKHPLTPTCNKKASLLTPHHPPNNPPNLSEHVSLPGSANKTYSNTQLTPPTFSPLLSGVVQSSSPKEQFAILPTLHSPSETELHPTLVKPISILTPALPSSFMELDSSLTTKTTSSPLPVSSPVTSCDSLRADYPPTPHLPVQRSTSLLDPAPHVPLQIASLVTPLPLLPSVMLAPSPLATSTVRVSPLHPASTSIISYTSLLETSEAPAHPLHPPPTIVTSATGPLVTSIVPSPPPPPPLHPASTSIMSATSLLETSTALAHPLDPPPAIVTSDTGSLATTIVPSPPPPPPPPPPPQSSVILAQAPLITSAVTAPPPPPPPLVIVSAPGPPEISVGYAPPPPPPPPVIVSASGSPEMSAVPAPPPPPISISGNPISKDSPPVAPLPPPPNSGISGVSSVPPPVPGPPLSLKGKLPLRSSSKNQAQPRKNLKPYHWLKLSRAVQGSLWAEAQKPEDASSAPAIDMSELENLFSASTSNSDNAGGRSSRGASGPKSEKVHLIELRRAYNCEIMLTKVKVPIPELMISVLALDDSALDADQVDNLIKFCPAKEEIELLKNYNGEMENLGKCEQFFLELMKVPRVESKLRVFSFKIQFHNQASDIRSCLNLVNSTVEEIKNSDKLKRIMQTILSLGNALNHGTARGSAIGFRLDSLLKLIDTRARNNKMTLMHYLCKVVAEKLPELLEFPKDLLSLEASTKVQLKHLAEEMQAVTKGLEKVVQELSASENDGLVCEDFCKTLKEFLGFAEAEVRFLASLYSVVGKNADALALYFGEDPTKIPFEQVVATLLNFMRTFQRAHDENCKQIEVEKKKVEKETENEKKKSSNKKKIKKKVCKEKVKDSSNKMKN comes from the exons ATGACGTTTCTCCGGAGGTTTTTCTACAAGAAGCCACCCGACGGGCTACTGGAGATTTCGGAGAGGGTTTTCG TCTTTGATTCCTGCTTTACTACTGAATCTTTGGAAACTAGTCGATACAAGATCTATATCCAAAACATAGTGGAGAACCTCCAGAAACACTTTCTAGATGCTTCCTTTCTTGTCTTCAACTTCCGAGAAGGAGAGGATCGAAGCCTGACTAGCAAGGTGCTGTCTGAGTATGATATGAACGTGATGGACTATCCTCGTCAATATGAAGGCTGTCCAGTGCTCAAATTAGAGATGATCAACCACTTTCTAAGATCAAGTGAAAGCTGGCTGTCCCTTGGGCAGCTTAATGTGCTTCTAGTGCATTGTGAACGTGGTGGATGGCCAGCCATGGCTTTCATGCTGGCTGCCCTCTTGATATACACAAAACAATACACTGGTGAATTTAGGACCTTAGATATGATATACAAGCAAGCTCCCCGTGAGCTTTTGAATTTGGTGTCACCATTGAATCCACTACCTTCACAGTTAAGGTACCTAAAGTATGTATCGAGGAGGAATGTTGGTACCACATGGCCACCAAAGGACAGGGCACTGACAGTTGACTGCATTATCTTGAGATCTATTCCTAACTTCGATCGAGAGGGGGGTTGCCGTCCAATTTTCAGGATATATGGACTAGATCCTTTCTTGGACACAGATGGGATACCTAAGAATCTGTTCTCAACACCAAAGAGAAGCAAAATTGTTCGGCATTATAAGCAG GCTGAATGTGAGTTGGTTAAGATTGACATCAATTGCAACGTTCAAGGTGATGTCGTTCTTGAGTGTATCAACACAAATAGTGATTTGGAAAGTGAAGTGATGATGTTTCAAGTCATGTTTAACACATCATTTATTAGATCAAATATACTGATGCTTAACCGTGATGACATTGATATCTTATGGGACGCAAAGGATCAGTTCCCAAAGGACTTCAGGGCAGAG ATTATTTTTTCAGAGATGAATGCTGTATCTTCACTTGTTGCAACAAATTTTCCTGTTATTGAGGAAAATAAAGATCTTCCCATTGAAGCTTTTGCAAAAGTTCAAGAGATATTTAGCAATGTGGACTGGTTAGACCCAAATAAAGATGTGGCATTGAATATGATTCAAAAAATCAGTATTCTCCAAGACAGGTTGGAGGATTCCTGCTCTCCACAAAATGCTAGCGAGAAGAATATGTTGAAGGGGCCAAGTTCTGAAGAAGTTAAAGGGAAACCAAAAACAAAGGCACTTCAGCAAATTAATTTACTGCTAGAGAAGTTGGAATCCACATCTCCCCGAAATGCTATAAGCTATGATATGATGCAAGAGACCAGTCCTGGAAGACGCGAGGAGAAATACAAACTAAGTACTTCAGAAAATAATGAAGTTTCCTCGCTATTGTCTGCGAGCAAGCAATATTTTCCCTCGTCAGGGTCTTGTATAGATATGACCTCAATGCCAAAAATGATGGAAGCTGAAAAATTGCAAAGTGCTCTTCACATTTCCACTCAATCAGATACCACATCTATAAGAATGCCATACAATTCACAATCTGATACTGCTTCACTGCATGACCATAAGAAATCTGGGACCAACAAATTCAACGAGCAAGTTAAACGATCTCCTCCAAGTGCTAGTTCAGATACTGTTCAGCTAGTACCTGATCTTTTTAAGGATAGCATCATTTCTTTTCCACCACCAACCAAATTAGATCCTTTGGAACAACCTTCTAATGAAGTTTCTTCATCTATAAATAAAGTGCCCATTCTTCAAGCTCAACCTTCTTTCTCCCCACCTCCACTCGCCTCTTATCATTCATCAATCTCTGACTCCTTAGAATCTCCCTCTCACAAACATCCATTGACCCCAACATGTAACAAAAAGGCATCATTATTGACTCCTCATCATCCTCCAAATAATCCACCAAACTTATCAGAACATGTTTCTCTCCCAGGATCAGCCAACAAAACTTACTCTAACACCCAACTAACACCACCTACATTTTCTCCTCTTCTTTCAGGAGTAGTTCAATCCTCTAGTCCCAAGGAACAATTTGCTATCTTGCCAACTCTACATTCTCCTTCTGAGACAGAATTACATCCCACTTTAGTGAAGCCAATTTCCATCCTGACTCCTGCTTTACCATCGTCTTTCATGGAATTGGATTCATCTCTTACGACAAAAACAACATCCTCTCCCCTTCCTGTGTCTTCTCCTGTTACTTCGTGTGATTCCTTGCGTGCTGATTATCCACCAACTCCCCATCTCCCTGTTCAGAGGTCAACATCCCTTTTAGATCCTGCTCCTCATGTGCCATTACAGATTGCTTCTTTAGTTACTCCACTTCCTCTTCTGCCATCTGTTATGTTAGCTCCCAGTCCTCTAGCAACATCTACAGTTCGGGTATCTCCTCTTCATCCAGCTTCAACATCTATTATATCATACACAAGTCTGCTAGAAACATCTGAAGCTCCTGCACACCCACTGCATCCACCTCCAACAATTGTCACATCAGCCACAGGTCCATTGGTAACATCTATAGTTCCTtcacctcctcctcctcctcctcttcatccAGCTTCAACTTCTATCATGTCAGCCACAAGTTTGCTAGAAACATCTACAGCTCTTGCACATCCATTGGATCCACCTCCAGCAATTGTTACATCAGACACAGGTTCATTGGCAACAACTATAGTTCCTtcacctcctcctcctcctcctcctcctcctcctccacaaTCATCTGTTATATTAGCTCAGGCTCCTCTAATAACATCTGCAGTGACTgcaccaccccctcctccccctCCACTAGTTATTGTGTCAGCCCCAGGTCCTCCAGAAATATCAGTAGGTTATGCAccaccacctcctccacctccaccaGTTATTGTGTCAGCATCAGGTTCTCCAGAAATGTCTGCAGTTCCTGCACCTCCTCCCCCTCCCATATCTATTTCGGGGAATCCAATCTCTAAGGATTCTCCGCCTGTTGCACCTTTACCTCCTCCCCCAAATTCAGGTATATCTGGAGTATCAAGTGTACCTCCTCCAGTTCCCGGACCACCTCTAAGCTTAAAGGGAAAATTACCATTGCGTTCTAGTTCTAAGAATCAAGCTCAACCTAGAAAAAACTTAAAACCATATCATTGGTTAAAATTATCAAGGGCTGTGCAAGGAAGCTTGTGGGCTGAGGCACAAAAACCTGAAGATGCTTCAAG TGCCCCTGCAATTGACATGTCTGAACTTGAAAATCTTTTCTCTGCATCAACTTCGAATTCTGACAATGCTGGGGGAAGATCCAGTCGTGGTGCCTCAGGACCTAAGTCTGAGAAAGTTCACCTG ATTGAACTTAGGAGGGCTTATAATTGTGAAATCATGCTTACAAAAGTAAAGGTCCCTATTCCAGAATTGATG ATTTCAGTGCTTGCCTTGGACGATTCAGCACTTGATGCAGATCAAGTTGACAATCTAATAAAGTTCTGCCCAGCAAAAGAAGAGATTGAGCTTCTGAAG AATTACAATGGAGAAATGGAGAATCTAGGAAAGTGTGAACAG TTTTTTTTGGAGTTAATGAAAGTGCCACGGGTTGAATCCAAATTGCGAGTATtctcatttaaaatacaatttcaCAACCAG GCATCTGATATAAGAAGCTGTTTGAATCTCGTAAATTCGACAGTTGAAGAG ATAAAGAATTCAGACAAACTAAAACGGATAATGCAAACTATTCTTTCTTTGGGAAATGCTTTGAACCATGGAACTGCACGAG GGTCTGCAATTGGTTTTCGACTAGATAGCCTTCTTAAACTTATTGATACAAGAGCTCGAAACAACAAGATGACACTGATGCATTATCTTTGCAAG GTAGTCGCTGAGAAACTACCTGAACTTCTTGAATTTCCCAAAGATCTTCTAAGCTTGGAAGCTTCAACAAAG GTACAACTTAAGCATTTGGCAGAGGAAATGCAAGCTGTTACCAAAGGGTTAGAGAAGGTTGTACAGGAATTATCTGCTTCCGAAAATGATGGCCTTGTGTGTGAAGATTTTTGCAAG ACCTTGAAGGAGTTTCTTGGTTTTGCTGAAGCTGAAGTGAGGTTTTTGGCATCACTTTATTCTGTGGTG GGAAAGAATGCAGATGCATTGGCTCTTTATTTTGGAGAagatccaaccaaaattccTTTTGAACAAG TTGTGGCAACATTGCTGAATTTTATGAGAACGTTTCAGCGAGCACACGATGAAAACTGCAAGCAAATTGAGGTGGAAAAGAAGAAAGTTGAGAAGGAAACGGagaatgagaagaagaagagtagtaataagaagaagataaagaaaaaagtTTGCAAGGAGAAGGTTAAGGATTCATCTAATAAGATGAAAAATTAA